The nucleotide window CTATAGGCCCCTTTTACTACCTATTTAAATAATCTTTATAAACCGAATATAAAAACTCTTTCTTTTTAGTTTTAAGTTAAGAATCGAATCTTAACTTAATTCTCTGAAAGGAGGTGATCCAACCGCAGGTTCTCCTACGGTTACCTTGTTACGACTTCACCCCAGTCGCTGAATCCACTGTGGAAGGTAGCTACTTTAGCATCCCCGCTTCGAATGAGTTCAACTCCCATGGTGTGACGGGCGGTGAGTACAAGACCCGGGAACGTATTCACCGTAGCATAGCTGATCTACGATTACTAGCGATTCCAACTTCATGTAGTCGAGTTGCAGACTACAATCCGAACTGGGAGATATTTTTGAGATTTGCTCCACATCACTGTATTGCTGCTCTTTGTATACCCCATTGTAGCACGTGTGTAGCCCTGGACGTAAGGGCCATGATGACTTGACGTCGTCCTCACCTTCCTCCTACTTGCGTAGGCAGTCTCATTAGAGTTCTCAGCCGAACTGTTAGCAACTAATGACGAGGGTTGCGCTCGTTGCGGGACTTAACCCAACATCTCACGACACGAGCTGACGACAGCCGTGCAGCACCTGTATATAAGTTTCTGCAAGCAGACACCAATCTATCTCTAGAAAGTTCTTACTATGTCAAGTCCAGGTAAGGTTCTTCGTGTATCGTCGAATTAAACCACATGCTCCACCGCTTGTGCGGGTCCCCGTCTATTCCTTTGAGTTTTAATCTTGCGACCGTACTCCCCAGGCGGTACACTTAATGTGTTAACTGCATTACTGCAAGGTCGAGCCTCACAACAACTAGTGTACATCGTTTAGGGCGTGGACTACCAGGGTATCTAATCCTGTTTGCTCCCCACGCTTTCGCGTCTCAGCGTCAATAATGTTCCAGTAGATCGCCTTCGCAATCGGTATTCCTTCTGATCTCTACGGATTTTACCCCTACACCAGAAATTCCATCTACCTCTCCCACATTCTAGGTATACAGTTTCAAAAGCAGTTCAATAGTTAAGCTATTGGATTTCACTTCTGACTTGTATACCCGCCTACACGCTCTTTACGCCCAGTGATTCCGAGTAACGCTTGCACCCTCCGTATTACCGCGGCTGCTGGCACGGAGTTAGCCGGTGCTTATTCATATAGTACCGTCATTATCTTCCTATATAAAAGGAGTTTACGCACCGAAATGTGTCATCCTCCACGCGGCGTTGCTGCATCAGACTTTCGTCCATTGTGCAATATTCCCCACTGCTGCCTCCCGTAGGAGTCTGGACCGTGTCTCAGTTCCAGTGTGACTGATCATCCTCTCAAACCAGTTAGGCGTCATTGCCTTGGTGAGCCATTACCTCACCAACAAGCTGATACCATACAGACCCATCCTCTAGCACTAAAGCGTTTCCCTTGCATACTTATGTATTAAAGGCATATAGGGCATTAGCAGACGTTTCCATCTGTTATTCCTTTCTAGAGGGCAGGTTATCTATACATTACTCACCCGTGCGCCACTTAGCTGACAATTATAGCAAGCTATAATCCGTTCTCGTTCGACTTGCATGTGTTAAGCACGCCGCCAGCGTTCACTCTGAGCCAGGATCAAACTCTCCATAAATTATAGAGCTTTTGAAACTGACAAATTTTATAACTCTTCAATTACAAAATTATCACTCAAATTTTATAGACAAGCATTTGTTTTACCAAATTTCTTGTTTTTATATTTTTATTTAACATTTATTCTTATTTTTAATCTAAATAAACATAGATTTTTATAAGAGTCTCATATTCGGTTTATAAAGATTACTTTACAAACGTTTATAATTATTTTTAAAGATCATTCCCTCTCGATTGAAGCGTATCTCTTCTCACTTTTCGTTTGAAGCGTTCCAGTCAAATTGGACGGGAATTATAATAGATTTTTATTAGCTTGTCAATACCTTAACGCTGAAATGTAGCTTAAATTTTTAAATTTATCCTCTTTTTATCACTTTTACTTCTTTTTACTATCTTTTTATCGCTTTTTCTTGGGTTTTTGTAAATTTATTGATGAAAAGTGATTTGGAAGTATTATATAAAAGGTAAAAAACCTTTTATATTTACGTTTATTTTAATTTGTAGATTATAAATTAGATATAAATGTAGCTAATGCATCAATTTCTGCATCAGTTTTAGAATCAACTTGCCCTTTCATAATATTTTTCATAATTCCACCATAAGTTCCATCTTTATACCCATGTAATGCATTTATTATTTTTTCTTTATCCCAGCCAGCAATAATTTGAGATTTACCTAAAGCTTCTTTTTCAGCTTTTTGACCATGGCATGAAGCACATGCTTTAAATAATAATTCTCCTTTTGGACCATCATGAACTACTTCTTCATTAGATATTGCTGTTTCTGCATTTGATACAGATTCTTTAATTTCATTTTTTGTATCTGTTATTACATTTTTTACATCATTAACTTTTTCATCAGTTATTGCTACAGTATTATTTAATGTCTCTTTTATCTCTGCTGTTCCAGCTGAAACAATATTTTTTGCAGTTTCAACAGCTTCTGTCGTAGTTTCATTCACTGTATTTGCACTATTTTCTATAACTTTATTAGTAGTTTCTACAACTGTATTTGAAACTTCATTTGCTGCTGTTGAAACTGTTTGTGCTACATCTTTAAGAGCTTCATTTACTACCTCTTTAGTTGGTGCTTCTTGTTTAGTAGTAACTTCAGCTGTAGTAGTTTCTTGAGAAGTACTTTTTTTTTCTTCTCCACATCCTGCTAATAATAGCACAGTTACAGCTGAACCTAATAAAATTTTATTCATTTTAAAATCCTTATCAATATAATTTTCTTTAATCGTTAAAAACAACTTTTTTTATTATAACTAAACTTTTGTATAAAAATTGTGTTACAAACTTTCATATAAAAAAGTAAATTCTTTATCAAAATCAATTTTTACTATTCCACCTTTTTTAAGTTTTCCAAATAATATCTCATCGGTTAAAGGATTTTTTATCTTATCTGAAATAACTCTATTTAATGGTCTTGCGCCCATTGCTTTATCATAACCTAGTGTTGCTAACTCTTTTTTAGCTTTTGCACTAATTTCAATTTTAATTTTTTTATCAACTAATTGTTTTTCTAAATCTTCTATAAATTTACCTGCAACTTTTGCAACGATATCCATACTTAATGAATCAAATGTCACAACTGCATCAAGTCTATTTCTAAACTCTGGTGCAAAGAATTTATTTATTGCTTTATTCTCATTTAGTTTTTCATTTTTTGCAAATCCCATTACATTTGCTTCTGTTGCACCTAGATTTGATGTCATAATTAAAACTACATTTTGAAAATCTGCTTTATTTCCACTATTATCTGTAAGTTCAGCATTATCCATAACTTGAAGTAAAATAGACATCAAATCAGGATGAGCTTTTTCAATCTCATCTAATAATAAAACCGTATGAGGATGTTTTCTAATAGCTTCTGTTAAAAGGCCACCTTGTTCAAATCCAACATAACCAGCTGGTGCGCCAATAAGTCTTGAAACAGTATGAGCTTCCATATATTCACTCATATCAAATCTTTCAAAATGAATACCTAATTGAGTTGATAACTCTTTAGCAACTTCTGTTTTTCCAACTCCAGTTGGTCCACTAAATAAGAAACTTCCAATTGGTTTTTTATCAAGTCCAAGACCTGCTTTATTTCTTTTTATTGATTGAACAATTGTTGTTATTGCTTTATCTTGACCAAAAACTCTTTTTTGCATATTTTTTTCTAAAGATTTTAAAAGAGTTAAATCTGATTTTGTAGCACTTCTTTCAGGTATATGTGCCATTTTTGCTATTGTTGTTTCTACATCTTTTGAAGTAATAGTTATATTAGTTTCAGATTTTGTTTTTAAACTTGTTGATAAACTAATTTTTTTAGAAGCTCCAACCTCATCAATAACATCAATAGCACAATCAGGTAAAAATCTATCTGTAATATATTTTTTACTAAGTTCAACTGCACTTGAAATTGCACTTTTTGAATACTTAACTCCATGATACTCTTCATATTTTGATTTTAAACCTTCTAAAATTAAAATAGAATCTTC belongs to Arcobacter defluvii and includes:
- a CDS encoding c-type cytochrome yields the protein MNKILLGSAVTVLLLAGCGEEKKSTSQETTTAEVTTKQEAPTKEVVNEALKDVAQTVSTAANEVSNTVVETTNKVIENSANTVNETTTEAVETAKNIVSAGTAEIKETLNNTVAITDEKVNDVKNVITDTKNEIKESVSNAETAISNEEVVHDGPKGELLFKACASCHGQKAEKEALGKSQIIAGWDKEKIINALHGYKDGTYGGIMKNIMKGQVDSKTDAEIDALATFISNL
- the clpA gene encoding ATP-dependent Clp protease ATP-binding subunit ClpA, with the translated sequence MISKELRNIFAQAVGYAKSSKHEYLTVEHVFLMLIHDQTIENLFIDLGVDTSKLFDELKKYIDENTPRFPTEQNINEEPMETLSLASTIEYMVSHTQSSGKTNANVEDMFVAILKDENSYATYLLKKLGIQRVDILEEISHKDNDDEEESSENSTDNDNKVLDKNSTELVALAKKGEIDPVIGREKEVSRVIEILSRRKKNNPILVGEPGVGKTAIAEGLALQIAQEKVPEFLLKSKVFSLDMGSMLAGTKYRGDFEKKLKTLLKEVSKIKNAILFIDEIHTIVGAGSVGGSAMDASNILKPMLANGKLRCIGATTFSEFRNDFAKDKALSRRFAKVDVDEPSIEDSILILEGLKSKYEEYHGVKYSKSAISSAVELSKKYITDRFLPDCAIDVIDEVGASKKISLSTSLKTKSETNITITSKDVETTIAKMAHIPERSATKSDLTLLKSLEKNMQKRVFGQDKAITTIVQSIKRNKAGLGLDKKPIGSFLFSGPTGVGKTEVAKELSTQLGIHFERFDMSEYMEAHTVSRLIGAPAGYVGFEQGGLLTEAIRKHPHTVLLLDEIEKAHPDLMSILLQVMDNAELTDNSGNKADFQNVVLIMTSNLGATEANVMGFAKNEKLNENKAINKFFAPEFRNRLDAVVTFDSLSMDIVAKVAGKFIEDLEKQLVDKKIKIEISAKAKKELATLGYDKAMGARPLNRVISDKIKNPLTDEILFGKLKKGGIVKIDFDKEFTFLYESL